The DNA segment GCGAGCTCGTCGAGCATGAGCAGGTCGAACGCGTTGCGCTTCGCGGCGCGGTTCAGCCCGATGAGCGCGACGCCGCTCTCGCGCGCCTCGTAGGTGATCCTCTCCATCTCGACAATCTAGCCCGAACGGCGCGGCGCCTACCCTCTCGGGGCCCGGGGCGGCGCCCCTCTCGACTCAAGAGAGCTTCTTGCCCTTGAGCAGGTCCGCGAAGGTGCCGAGCGACTTCGGCGTCGCGACCTTGCCCCGCGCGGCCTCGAAGTCGGCGCGCTCGGCGGCGTCCTGCGCGCCCTTGATCGAGAGGCGAAGCTTGCCCTCGCCCGTCTCGAGGACCTTCGCCGTCACCTTCGTGCCTTCGGGGAAGGCCTTGCGGAGGTCGGTGCCGCGCGGGACGCCGAGCTCCACGTTCGGGACGAGGCCGCGACCGGCGCGGCCCTTCGTGCCCTCGACCTGCACGAAGATGCCGTACGTCTCGATGCGCTCGACGGTGCCGGTGACGACCGCGTTCACCTTGAGGTCGGCGCTCGTCTGCTGGATCGTCGCCCCGACCTGCGCGTCGTCGGGCGCGGGGACGAGGCCGATCTTCTTCGCCTGACGGTCCATCTTCTTCACGACGACGCGGACCTCTTCGCCCTCCTCCGCCTTGAAATCACGCCCCAGCTCCGAGACGTGGAGCAGGCCCTCGACCCCGGGCGCGATGCGGACGAAGCGGCCGAAGTCGGTCGTCCGCGTCACCGTGCCGAGGACGACGCGGCCCTCCGCGAGGTCGAGGCCCTCCCACGGATCGGCCGCGAGCGCCTTGAGCGAGAGCGAGATCTTCTTCTGCGGGCCGCGGCCCTTCTTCTTGCCGTCCTTCGCGTCCGGCTCGGCGTCCTTCACGCTGACGACCGAGACCTCCACCACGTCGCCCGGCTTGAGCGCCTCCGTGATCGCGACCGAGCGATCGTGCGAGATCTCCGAGCGCGGGATCATGCCCTCGACGCCGCCGAGATCGATGAACGCGCCGAAGTCGCGCACGCTCGACACGGTGCCCTTGAGCACCGCGCCGGGGACGATCTCGCTCATCGCCTTCGCCATCGTCTCGCTCGCCTCGCGCTCGAGGAGCGCGCGCCGCGACACGACGATGTTCTTCCCGCCCTCCTTGAAGTCGGTGACGACGAAGCGGAGCGACTGGCCGATGAGGTCGTTCATGTTCTGGACGAAGCGATCGCTCGCCTGCGACGAGGGACAGAACGCGCGCGTACCGCCGCCGAGGTCGACCTCGAGGCCGCCCTTGTTCACGCCGGTGACCTTGCCCTCGACCGCGACCCCGGTCTCCTTCGCTTGCTCGATCGCCTGCATGTTGCCGGGGCGGCCGATCGAGCGGCCGAGGCGGACGCCGCCGCTCGCCTCGTTCACCTCGACGACGTGCGCGCGGATCACCTCGCCGACCGCGACGTCGATCTCGCCGTCCGCGTTGCGAAGCTCGCTCGCCTCGATGAACGCCTGCTGCTTGCCATCGAGCTCGACGAAGACGAGGTCCTTGCCGATCTGCACGACGACCGCCTCGAGACGGTCGCCCACCTTCACTCGCTTTCGCCGGCCGCGCGACATGTCCGCCGCGCCCTGCGCCTCGAACAGCGCTGCGAAAGAATCCCCCATCCCACTTTCCGTCTTTTCGGAGCTCATGTGACAGAAGCCTCCTTAGCACGTCGGCGGGCTTGCGGGACTTGGCCGAGCGGCTAGCCTTAG comes from the Labilithrix sp. genome and includes:
- a CDS encoding S1 RNA-binding domain-containing protein; protein product: MGDSFAALFEAQGAADMSRGRRKRVKVGDRLEAVVVQIGKDLVFVELDGKQQAFIEASELRNADGEIDVAVGEVIRAHVVEVNEASGGVRLGRSIGRPGNMQAIEQAKETGVAVEGKVTGVNKGGLEVDLGGGTRAFCPSSQASDRFVQNMNDLIGQSLRFVVTDFKEGGKNIVVSRRALLEREASETMAKAMSEIVPGAVLKGTVSSVRDFGAFIDLGGVEGMIPRSEISHDRSVAITEALKPGDVVEVSVVSVKDAEPDAKDGKKKGRGPQKKISLSLKALAADPWEGLDLAEGRVVLGTVTRTTDFGRFVRIAPGVEGLLHVSELGRDFKAEEGEEVRVVVKKMDRQAKKIGLVPAPDDAQVGATIQQTSADLKVNAVVTGTVERIETYGIFVQVEGTKGRAGRGLVPNVELGVPRGTDLRKAFPEGTKVTAKVLETGEGKLRLSIKGAQDAAERADFEAARGKVATPKSLGTFADLLKGKKLS